A window from Hemibagrus wyckioides isolate EC202008001 linkage group LG19, SWU_Hwy_1.0, whole genome shotgun sequence encodes these proteins:
- the hcls1 gene encoding src substrate protein p85-like, whose product MWKSVVGHNVNVKVASEGDDWETDPDFENDVSEQEQRWGSKTIEGSGRKEHISVADLRQKVSKEHELVKKKEHEEGPKASYGYGGKFGVEKDRMDKDAVGHSYVAQVAQHSSQTDASKGFGGKFGVQKDHVDQSALGYEYKGEVDQHASQKDHSKGFGGKFGVQKERVDKAALGYDYKGETEKHESQKDYSKGFGGKFGVQKERVDKAALGYDYKGETEKHESQKDYSKGFGGKFGVQKERVDKAALGYDYKGETEKHESQKDYAKGFGGRYGVQSDRMDKSAAAFNDMESPTTSYEKTQPLEASSSGAGSLKSRFENMAKTAEEENRKRAEEERVRRQAREKREKEEAQKREKVTSREYEEEEQRPTVIPEPVKSSQDFRPLPEIPRDSPEPEPEPVPQVDDDDEPEYDEPPSLPPRSDELLEEDDSAPPPLPHRDIDEVEYEELGSAQYTEEDDPAPPPPLPHRDINEGEYEELGSAQYTVVENDYEDINTGRKSARALYDYQGEADDEISFVPDDIITNIEMVDEGWWKGSCQGRTGLFPASFVELL is encoded by the exons ATGTGGAAATCTGTGGTGGGTCACAATGTGAATGTGAAGGTGGCATCTGAGGGAGACGACTGGGAAACAGATCCTGACTTTGAG AACGATGTCTCAGAGCAGGAACAGAGGTGGGGATCAAAAACCATCGAAGGATCAGGACGCAAAGAGCACATCAG cgtggcTGATCTCAGACAGAAGGTGTCTAAGGAGCATGAATTGGTGAAGAAGAAGGAACATGAGGAAGGTCCTAAAGCTTCGTACGGATATGGAGGGAAATTCGGCGTCGAGAAAGACAGGATGGATAAA GATGCAGTGGGGCACAGCTACGTAGCTCAGGTGGCACAGCACTCGTCCCAGACAGACGCATCAAAAGGTTTCGGAGGGAAATTCGGCGTACAGAAGGACCATGTGGACCAG TCGGCTTTGGGCTACGAGTATAAAGGGGAAGTGGATCAGCACGCCTCTCAGAAAG ATCACTCAAAAGGTTTCGGAGGGAAGTTCGGAGTGCAGAAGGAGCGAGTGGATAAAGCGGCTCTGGGATACGATTATAAAGGAGAAACTGAGAAACACGAGTCACAGAAAG ATTACTCTAAAGGTTTCGGAGGGAAGTTCGGAGTGCAGAAGGAGCGAGTGGATAAAGCGGCTCTGGGATACGATTATAAAGGAGAAACTGAGAAACACGAGTCACAGAAAG ATTACTCTAAAGGTTTCGGAGGGAAGTTCGGAGTGCAGAAGGAGCGAGTGGATAAAGCGGCTCTGGGATACGATTATAAAGGAGAAACTGAGAAACACGAGTCACAGAAAG ACTACGCTAAAGGTTTCGGAGGACGCTACGGCGTACAGTCTGACCGCATGGATAAG AGCGCAGCCGCCTTCAACGACATGGAGTCTCCCACCACGTCCTACGAGAAAACTCAACCGCTCGAGGCCT caagcTCAGGAGCTGGAAGCCTGAAGTCCCGCTTTGAGAACATGGCAAAGACGGCAGAGGAGGAGAACAGGAAGCGTGCGGAGGAAGAGCGGGTGAGGAGACAGGCtcgagaaaagagagaaaaagaagaggcacagaaaagagaaaag gtgaccAGCCGTGagtatgaggaagaggaacaGAGGCCTACTGTCATCCCTGAACCTGTGAAATCATCACAGGACTTCAGACCACTTCCTGAAATTCCCAGAGACTCtccagaaccagaaccagaacctGTACCTCAG gtggatgatgatgatgagcctGAGTATGATGAGCCCCCGTCACTTCCACCTCGATCTGATGAATTGTTAGAGGAAGACGactctgctcctcctcctcttcctcacagaGACATTGATGAAGTAGAATACGAGGAACTTGGATCAGCTCAATACACCG AGGAAGACGaccctgctcctcctcctcctcttcctcacagaGACATCAATGAAGGAGAATACGAGGAACTTGGATCAGCTCAATACACCG ttgttGAGAACGATTATGAAGATATAAACACCGGCAGGAAGTCAGCCAGGGCTCTGTACGACTATCAGGGCG AGGCTGATGACGAGATCTCCTTCGTGCCTGATGACATCATCACGAACATCGAGATGGTGGACGAGGGCTGGTGGAAGGGAAGCTGTCAGGGCCGCACCGGCCTTTTCCCAGCATCCTTCGTGGAGCTCCTCTAA
- the llph gene encoding protein LLP homolog has product MAKSLRSKWKRKMRAEKRKKNAPKELARLKAALGQEGKGDISMEDVCETASVVPAHTLKARARTGRLQDVEMSGENSAEKTGEQSDMGKMEMDSVRKKGTLLNEHGQYPVWMSQRKAKKLKHQRLAKKTGQKKKKGVAW; this is encoded by the exons ATGGCGAAGAGTCTGCGCAGTAAatggaagaggaagatgagagcggagaagaggaagaagaacgCTCCGAAAGAGCTGGCTCGACTGAAAGCGGCTCTGGGTCAGGAGGGGAAAGGGGACATCAGCATGGAGGACGTGTGTGAGACGGCCAGCGTGGTTCCTGCCCACACACTGAAGGCCAGAGCGCGGACTGGACGGCTGCAGGACGTGGAGATGAGCGGAGAGAACAGCGCAGAGAAGACCGGAGAACAGA GTGACATGGGGAAGATGGAGATGGACAGTGTGAGGAAGAAGGGAACCCTGCTGAATGAACATGGACAGTATCCCGTGTGGATGAGTCAGAGAAAGGCCAAGAAACTCAAACACCAGCGACTGGCCAAGAAAACGggtcagaagaagaagaagggtgTGGCCTGGTAG